From one Nitrososphaerota archaeon genomic stretch:
- the hisS gene encoding histidine--tRNA ligase, which yields MDLSLPRGMRDLQPEDYEALERVRDSFIEVARLFGFRLMEPSPIELIQTLEAKSGPGVRNEVYYFQDKAGRDVGLRFDLTVGLTRYVVSNRGLPSPIKIGAFSGMWRYDEPQYGRYRWFYQWDAEIFGPKSVEADAEVIAFASALFDRLGLKEVSIEIGDRGVTEEFIRSRIGVQDEERVLALLRAVDKLAKKSVEEVLEEYGKMGVDRESLNRLIEFGQLKGEPETVLKRLSEERLEKIGDLSRLTDLLRARQIPNIKLNLGIVRGLDYYTGVVFEVFERKNPSLGALAGGGRYDILPKIFGREDLGATGVAGGVERTVLALSKTGAGAAADNRVYVGYVGEEMMGPASEIASRLRRSGLPTDLELSGRGLRKQLESASKSAAVFVLVGPRDYAGRQVTLRDMRSGVESKIDLKDIEEQVKNLLKTD from the coding sequence ATGGATCTTTCTCTGCCTCGCGGCATGCGTGATCTGCAGCCGGAGGACTATGAGGCGCTTGAACGTGTTCGAGACTCGTTCATCGAAGTTGCGCGGCTATTCGGTTTTCGACTGATGGAGCCTTCTCCTATTGAGTTGATTCAAACCTTGGAGGCTAAGAGCGGCCCTGGGGTTCGGAATGAGGTCTACTATTTTCAGGATAAGGCGGGTAGGGATGTTGGTCTCCGCTTCGATTTGACCGTAGGTTTGACAAGGTATGTGGTTTCAAACCGTGGTCTTCCGTCTCCGATTAAGATCGGCGCCTTTTCAGGGATGTGGCGGTATGATGAGCCGCAGTACGGCCGGTATCGTTGGTTCTACCAGTGGGATGCTGAGATATTCGGGCCGAAGAGCGTCGAGGCGGATGCTGAGGTTATCGCGTTCGCGTCGGCGTTGTTTGATCGGCTGGGTTTGAAGGAGGTCTCGATTGAGATCGGTGACCGCGGAGTTACTGAGGAGTTTATTCGCAGCAGAATCGGTGTGCAGGATGAGGAGCGGGTTCTGGCTCTGCTGAGGGCGGTCGATAAGCTTGCGAAGAAGAGTGTCGAGGAGGTGTTGGAGGAATACGGCAAGATGGGTGTGGATAGGGAGTCGCTGAACCGGCTTATCGAGTTCGGCCAGTTGAAGGGTGAACCGGAGACTGTCCTGAAGCGGCTGAGTGAAGAGAGGCTGGAGAAGATAGGTGATCTCAGCAGGCTGACGGATCTACTTAGGGCTCGACAGATCCCGAACATAAAGTTGAACCTAGGTATTGTAAGAGGCTTAGACTACTATACGGGTGTTGTATTCGAGGTTTTTGAGCGGAAGAACCCGAGTCTAGGTGCGCTCGCAGGGGGAGGCCGCTACGATATTCTGCCGAAGATCTTTGGACGAGAAGACTTGGGTGCAACAGGGGTCGCTGGAGGAGTTGAACGGACAGTCCTAGCCCTGTCGAAAACAGGTGCAGGAGCGGCTGCGGATAACCGGGTCTACGTCGGCTACGTGGGTGAGGAGATGATGGGGCCAGCCTCTGAGATTGCGTCGAGGCTGCGACGGAGCGGTTTACCTACCGATCTTGAGCTTTCAGGTCGAGGTCTCAGGAAGCAGCTTGAGTCAGCCTCGAAATCTGCGGCGGTCTTTGTGCTGGTTGGACCTAGAGATTACGCGGGGCGTCAGGTGACGCTTCGAGATATGCGGAGTGGAGTAGAGTCGAAGATTGACCTGAAAGATATTGAGGAACAGGTTAAAAATCTCCTTAAAACCGATTAA
- a CDS encoding replication factor C small subunit, producing MSEEETYESMMWTEKYRPLKIDDVVNQRAVVDRLRSMLKSPGDMPHLLFAGPPGTGKTTTALCIARTIMGNYWRDFTLELNASDERGINTVRDRVKTFARYADRRVDIPFRIIILDEADEMTNDAQTALRRIMETYSKGTRFILICNYSSRIIEPIQSRCAIFRFSRLAEDDVVGYLKIICEKEEVKFEENALRTIYQVSEGDLRQAINILESASILGEVNESNVEKTSGISGKAKVEEVVKLALAGDFKGARSKLIELTRVYGLSDRDFLKYANEALVDLNLPNLGEASEAMAKYDYRLIVGAHPEIQLTALLAELGRIGKEAGLKPK from the coding sequence ATGTCCGAAGAAGAAACGTATGAGTCTATGATGTGGACTGAGAAGTATCGCCCATTAAAAATTGATGATGTTGTGAATCAGAGGGCGGTGGTTGACCGATTAAGGTCGATGTTGAAGTCGCCGGGCGACATGCCGCACCTGCTCTTCGCTGGTCCACCTGGCACAGGTAAAACTACTACAGCTCTCTGCATCGCCCGCACAATTATGGGTAATTACTGGCGGGACTTTACGTTGGAGCTCAACGCCTCAGATGAAAGGGGAATCAACACTGTACGTGATCGTGTGAAGACCTTTGCCCGATACGCGGATAGGCGTGTTGACATTCCGTTCAGAATCATCATATTAGATGAAGCGGACGAGATGACAAATGATGCTCAAACTGCGTTGAGACGGATTATGGAGACCTATTCTAAAGGCACCCGATTCATACTGATCTGCAACTACTCATCTAGGATTATCGAGCCTATTCAGAGCCGCTGCGCCATCTTCAGGTTCAGCCGACTCGCCGAGGATGATGTCGTAGGGTATCTGAAGATAATCTGCGAGAAGGAGGAAGTGAAGTTCGAGGAGAATGCTTTGAGAACAATCTACCAGGTAAGTGAGGGGGATCTGCGGCAAGCGATCAACATTCTTGAATCAGCCTCGATACTCGGTGAAGTCAACGAAAGCAACGTTGAGAAAACCTCAGGCATCTCAGGCAAAGCCAAGGTGGAGGAGGTTGTGAAGCTGGCTTTAGCAGGTGACTTCAAAGGGGCTCGCTCCAAGCTGATAGAGCTCACACGTGTCTACGGCTTATCGGACAGGGACTTTCTCAAGTACGCTAATGAGGCGCTGGTTGATCTTAACCTGCCGAATCTCGGTGAAGCCTCTGAAGCGATGGCGAAGTACGACTACCGCTTAATAGTTGGTGCTCACCCTGAGATTCAGCTCACCGCTCTTCTCGCGGAGCTAGGCCGCATCGGCAAGGAGGCCGGCCTCAAACCTAAGTGA
- a CDS encoding minichromosome maintenance protein MCM, with the protein MSDLTEAALSDALERFLKSFKTASGDDVYRSRISQMIATGRKSLVVDYNDIMLHNYELANLIRTDPDRVLPSFRKATYESLRTENPSYAESIRRDLNVRIRNLQDKVPIRNISTEHLDQLISLAGIVVRTSDVKPLASEAAFKCIKCGHINKVPQTKMILRRPRGCEECDEKKMFELVEKETIFIDYQIIRMQELPEELPPGQLPQSFDVSFIGDLVNICRPGDRVILTGIVRAEPEYTQGKGRQLTLFRSSIEGNFVEIIGKEPEETQVTKEDEARIKSIAKEQNAYKRLIESVAPAIHGQDTLKEAVLLMTIGSPRQTLPDGTTIRGDINVLLVGDPGTAKSELLKYAARTAPRGLYTSGRGSTAAGLTAAVVREKNGMMMLEAGAVVLADLGVASIDEFDKMRNEDRSALHECMEQQTVSVAKGGIVATLNARTSILAAANPVFGKYDEYRNIAENVNLPIPLLTRFDLIFVIRDKPDRSQDEELAKHVLALHRKGEYVKVPPIDFELLRKYLSYAKKSDPKLTPEAENMLLDYYLRMRGIGSDSMITVTARQLEGLIRLATARARVLLKEEVTEDDAMQAISLMRRMFETVGVDVKTGKVDLGVLHGKPLSERNVLQLAIDIFKQLEGPNKNAVEGKRFIEEMVATGKVESEEAKRLINDMNRTGLIYEIKPGFYRKL; encoded by the coding sequence ATGAGCGACTTAACTGAAGCGGCGTTAAGCGACGCGCTAGAGCGATTCCTGAAGAGCTTCAAAACGGCTTCAGGCGACGATGTTTATAGATCAAGAATTTCTCAGATGATCGCTACTGGGCGCAAGTCGCTGGTGGTCGATTACAACGATATTATGCTTCACAACTACGAGCTGGCGAACCTTATCCGCACCGACCCTGACAGAGTGCTGCCTAGCTTCAGAAAAGCCACCTACGAGTCGCTCCGCACCGAAAACCCTTCCTACGCCGAGAGCATAAGAAGAGACCTCAACGTCAGAATAAGAAACCTGCAGGACAAAGTCCCAATCAGGAACATCTCCACCGAGCATCTCGATCAGCTAATCTCGCTCGCAGGCATCGTAGTCCGCACCTCTGACGTGAAGCCTCTCGCATCAGAAGCCGCCTTCAAATGCATCAAATGCGGCCACATCAACAAGGTCCCGCAAACCAAAATGATTCTCCGCAGACCAAGAGGCTGCGAAGAATGCGATGAGAAGAAGATGTTCGAACTTGTCGAAAAAGAAACAATCTTCATCGACTACCAGATTATCAGAATGCAGGAGCTACCTGAAGAACTGCCTCCAGGTCAGCTACCCCAATCCTTCGACGTCTCCTTCATCGGCGACCTAGTAAACATCTGCCGCCCCGGCGACCGCGTCATCCTAACCGGCATCGTCAGAGCCGAACCGGAATACACGCAGGGCAAAGGAAGACAACTAACTCTCTTCCGATCCTCCATCGAAGGAAACTTCGTGGAAATCATCGGGAAGGAACCTGAGGAAACCCAAGTTACGAAAGAAGATGAAGCCCGCATCAAAAGCATAGCCAAGGAGCAGAACGCCTACAAACGATTAATCGAGTCAGTTGCACCTGCAATACACGGCCAAGACACATTGAAAGAAGCAGTGTTACTAATGACGATAGGCTCACCTCGACAAACCCTGCCCGACGGAACAACCATCAGAGGCGACATCAATGTCCTCCTAGTAGGAGACCCGGGTACCGCTAAATCAGAACTCCTGAAATACGCAGCAAGAACCGCACCGAGAGGACTCTACACCTCCGGGCGGGGCTCAACAGCAGCCGGACTAACAGCCGCAGTGGTTCGAGAGAAGAACGGAATGATGATGCTGGAAGCGGGCGCAGTAGTTCTAGCCGACCTCGGCGTCGCAAGCATAGATGAGTTCGACAAGATGCGGAATGAGGACAGATCAGCGCTCCACGAATGTATGGAGCAGCAGACCGTCAGCGTCGCAAAAGGAGGCATCGTAGCCACCTTAAACGCGAGAACATCAATCCTCGCAGCCGCAAACCCGGTCTTCGGAAAATATGATGAGTACCGGAACATCGCGGAAAACGTGAACCTACCTATACCGCTGCTAACCAGATTCGACCTCATCTTCGTAATCAGGGACAAACCTGACAGATCTCAGGACGAGGAGCTCGCTAAACACGTGTTGGCGCTGCACCGGAAAGGAGAGTACGTCAAGGTGCCCCCGATCGACTTTGAACTTCTCCGAAAATACCTAAGCTACGCTAAGAAAAGTGACCCGAAGCTGACCCCTGAAGCTGAAAACATGCTTCTCGACTACTATCTGAGAATGAGAGGCATCGGCTCCGACTCTATGATCACAGTCACCGCGAGACAGCTAGAAGGCTTAATCAGGCTCGCAACAGCCAGAGCCAGAGTACTCCTCAAAGAAGAAGTAACAGAGGATGATGCGATGCAAGCTATTTCACTGATGCGCAGAATGTTCGAAACCGTCGGTGTTGATGTTAAAACGGGCAAGGTGGATCTTGGTGTTCTCCACGGAAAACCGTTGAGTGAAAGAAATGTCTTACAACTCGCGATAGACATTTTCAAGCAATTGGAAGGACCTAACAAGAACGCAGTTGAAGGAAAAAGATTCATCGAAGAGATGGTCGCCACCGGAAAGGTAGAAAGTGAAGAAGCGAAAAGGCTGATTAATGATATGAATCGGACAGGTTTAATTTACGAGATTAAACCCGGCTTCTACAGAAAGCTATAA
- a CDS encoding DEAD/DEAH box helicase: MRKARLKIADLPVPGELAELLHSQGYYELYPPQAEAVKAGVFEGKSLLLTTPTASGKTLVAILAAGKTVLEKGGKAVYLTPLRALANEKYEEFKTLETLTKPNGSRIRAMIATGDYDSNGEALGKGDIIVLTNEKFDALLRHGIPWIDEAKLFVADEAHLVGDNYRGPTIETILTKIIAMAPEAQILTLSATISNSKELAAWLGSSLVDTDWRPVKLVEGVYAYGEIFFSDKTKRKIDTNTNRGIPVDLAVDTVRDGGQSLIFAETRRRSVALAEKAAEVTPKYLSKDEQEAVAKIAKEILSTGEETETSRRLAGAVGRGAAFHHAGLDLQHRRLVEDGFRSGFIKILTSTPTLAAGVNLPARRVVLSSLYRYDSDYGGQAPISVLDYKQMCGRAGRPKFDTFGETVILARSDDEADDLYFRYVKGKPEPIQSQLTRGGALRTHVLATIATLPGISETELHNLFMKTLFANQCRKATVKTKINEAVEFLTDEMLVEKRGKRFLATEFGKRISILYIDPATGIIFRQAVQYSENKASPIGLLHLITAVPDFTPKFPIRKSDWLEAETFFDQHRNEFIIPVSNTGLDAYDEYMQGFRTLMTMWSWIHEASEETILEKHGVEPGDLHRSVENADWLLYSLGEVCKILGRAEPLREIDALRRRVKYGVKQDLLQLTTLEGIGRVRARSLYSAGYTDLNRLRKVSAERLAEVAKIGPTVARKIKEQLNE; the protein is encoded by the coding sequence GTGAGGAAAGCAAGGTTGAAGATAGCGGATCTCCCCGTACCCGGAGAACTAGCTGAGCTCCTTCACTCACAGGGCTACTACGAACTTTATCCTCCGCAGGCCGAGGCTGTGAAGGCCGGTGTCTTCGAAGGCAAAAGCCTCCTCCTAACAACACCCACCGCCAGCGGAAAAACCCTCGTGGCTATACTCGCAGCAGGCAAAACCGTTCTTGAGAAAGGCGGGAAAGCAGTTTACTTAACCCCTCTCCGAGCGTTAGCCAACGAAAAGTACGAGGAGTTCAAAACCCTTGAAACGCTGACGAAACCGAATGGCAGCCGCATCAGAGCGATGATTGCTACCGGGGACTACGACTCGAACGGCGAAGCCCTTGGCAAAGGAGACATTATTGTGCTCACAAACGAAAAGTTCGACGCGTTGCTGAGACACGGCATCCCATGGATAGATGAAGCAAAACTCTTCGTCGCCGATGAAGCGCACCTCGTAGGAGACAACTACCGCGGCCCAACAATCGAAACAATACTCACCAAAATCATCGCGATGGCTCCTGAAGCCCAAATTTTGACGCTAAGCGCCACTATAAGCAACTCAAAGGAGCTAGCAGCATGGCTTGGATCAAGTCTGGTCGATACAGACTGGCGCCCCGTGAAGCTAGTTGAAGGGGTCTATGCGTACGGCGAGATATTCTTCTCCGACAAAACTAAGAGAAAAATCGACACAAATACGAATCGAGGAATACCCGTCGATCTTGCAGTTGACACAGTGAGAGATGGAGGACAATCTCTGATATTCGCTGAAACACGGAGAAGATCCGTTGCATTAGCGGAAAAGGCGGCTGAAGTAACCCCTAAGTATCTCAGCAAAGATGAGCAGGAAGCGGTCGCCAAAATCGCGAAGGAGATCTTGTCAACAGGCGAAGAGACTGAGACAAGCCGGAGGCTGGCGGGTGCAGTTGGGCGTGGCGCAGCCTTCCATCACGCGGGGCTGGATCTGCAGCACAGAAGACTGGTTGAAGACGGCTTCAGAAGCGGCTTCATCAAGATTTTGACCTCCACACCGACTTTAGCGGCAGGCGTGAATCTTCCTGCTAGGAGAGTGGTGTTGAGCAGCCTATACCGATACGATTCCGATTACGGTGGACAGGCACCTATCAGTGTTCTGGATTACAAGCAGATGTGTGGAAGAGCTGGGAGACCCAAGTTCGACACATTCGGGGAAACCGTGATACTCGCCCGCAGCGACGATGAGGCTGATGATCTCTACTTCCGATATGTGAAGGGGAAGCCTGAGCCCATCCAGTCCCAGCTCACAAGAGGCGGGGCCCTGCGAACCCACGTCTTAGCTACTATTGCGACGCTCCCAGGCATCTCCGAGACTGAACTCCACAACCTATTCATGAAAACCCTCTTCGCCAACCAGTGTCGAAAAGCAACGGTGAAGACGAAGATAAACGAGGCCGTAGAGTTCCTGACAGACGAGATGCTGGTGGAGAAACGCGGAAAAAGATTCCTAGCCACCGAGTTCGGTAAACGCATCTCAATACTCTACATCGATCCAGCAACCGGAATAATATTCCGTCAAGCAGTCCAGTACAGCGAGAACAAGGCGAGCCCGATAGGACTCCTTCACCTAATCACCGCGGTTCCAGATTTCACCCCCAAGTTCCCGATACGGAAAAGCGATTGGCTGGAGGCCGAAACCTTCTTCGACCAGCATCGGAACGAGTTCATCATCCCAGTCTCTAACACGGGGCTAGACGCCTATGACGAGTACATGCAGGGCTTCCGCACCCTGATGACAATGTGGAGCTGGATACATGAAGCCTCTGAAGAAACTATTCTTGAGAAGCACGGCGTAGAACCCGGGGACCTCCACAGATCAGTCGAGAACGCAGACTGGCTGCTCTACTCACTAGGAGAAGTATGCAAAATACTTGGGCGAGCCGAACCCCTCCGAGAAATCGACGCTCTACGAAGACGAGTCAAATACGGAGTGAAACAGGACCTCCTGCAGCTCACCACACTCGAAGGCATAGGCCGAGTCCGAGCCAGATCACTCTACAGCGCAGGCTACACAGACCTAAACAGGTTAAGAAAAGTCTCCGCGGAACGGCTGGCCGAAGTCGCGAAAATCGGGCCCACAGTAGCACGGAAGATCAAGGAGCAGCTAAACGAGTGA
- a CDS encoding asparagine synthase-related protein, whose translation MKKLTSRRRINGYACLIGSGGERGLNQHLTKALETMKHRAWTGYHRTVNDTSSRSKVVVGYCLDGEDAGETAAPIHGNIYYSKNPNTPNEIERLAENPSDLVAALRDVDGDYTLLFPSEEKVVFARSPLGVKPLFIGRSEGLVGIASEAKALRAVGLKAESVHPGFVYQASLKGIDRFSIRSVDESGQRLDVGLEEASETILRLLRKSVEMRMKGRERRRIAIGFSGGVDSSLLTLLASQIGDVKLVSVYTSGSSDEAGVKAAARLLGLELIEVTLTPKEVAEKMRGIAELTEKQSAMDVAIAMAINTSASTARDEGCDCLLLGQLADELFGGYRRYLRIYSEEGAEATHKAMMKDTVGAYSANFERDEAAASPYTDLRLPYASLELAEYALSLNPQLKINPENDERKIVLREAALQAGVPKELALKPKKALQFSSNLQKIISNILPAR comes from the coding sequence GTGAAGAAACTAACATCACGGAGAAGAATCAACGGCTACGCCTGCCTCATCGGATCTGGAGGAGAACGCGGTCTAAACCAGCATCTCACCAAAGCATTAGAGACAATGAAACACAGAGCCTGGACAGGCTACCACCGTACTGTAAATGATACAAGCAGCAGGAGTAAAGTTGTCGTCGGATACTGCCTCGACGGCGAAGATGCCGGAGAAACCGCTGCGCCTATTCACGGAAACATATACTACAGCAAGAACCCGAACACACCCAACGAGATAGAGCGGCTGGCCGAGAATCCATCCGATCTGGTCGCAGCGTTGAGAGACGTAGACGGTGATTACACCCTTCTTTTTCCCAGTGAAGAAAAAGTTGTTTTTGCACGAAGTCCCCTCGGAGTTAAGCCGTTGTTCATTGGTAGAAGTGAAGGATTGGTCGGTATAGCGTCGGAGGCGAAGGCGTTGAGGGCAGTCGGGCTGAAGGCTGAGTCGGTGCATCCGGGGTTCGTTTACCAAGCTTCTCTGAAAGGTATTGACAGGTTCTCAATCAGAAGCGTCGACGAATCAGGTCAGCGGCTGGATGTTGGTTTGGAAGAGGCCTCAGAGACTATTCTGAGGTTGTTGAGGAAGTCAGTTGAGATGCGTATGAAAGGAAGGGAGAGAAGGAGAATCGCAATAGGCTTCTCAGGAGGAGTCGACAGCTCGCTTCTAACGCTACTAGCGTCGCAGATTGGAGATGTCAAGCTGGTATCGGTCTACACATCAGGTTCGAGCGATGAAGCAGGTGTTAAAGCAGCAGCTAGGCTCCTCGGCCTCGAGTTAATCGAGGTCACCTTGACCCCTAAGGAGGTGGCTGAGAAGATGAGAGGAATCGCCGAGCTCACCGAGAAGCAGAGCGCAATGGACGTAGCTATCGCGATGGCGATTAACACATCTGCTTCAACAGCTCGTGATGAAGGATGCGACTGCCTGCTCCTTGGACAACTAGCCGACGAGCTTTTCGGAGGCTACCGACGATATCTGCGAATCTACAGCGAAGAGGGAGCTGAAGCCACCCATAAGGCGATGATGAAGGACACAGTTGGAGCATACTCAGCAAACTTCGAGCGCGACGAAGCAGCAGCTTCACCTTACACAGACCTCAGACTACCCTACGCTTCACTAGAACTCGCTGAATACGCATTATCATTAAACCCGCAGCTCAAAATAAACCCTGAAAACGATGAGCGAAAAATCGTGCTGCGAGAGGCTGCGCTACAAGCAGGTGTACCTAAAGAACTCGCTTTAAAACCCAAGAAAGCACTCCAGTTCAGCTCCAACCTGCAGAAGATAATCTCGAACATCCTACCTGCCCGTTAA
- a CDS encoding 50S ribosomal protein L30, translating to MGKSLLVVNMRGTVNIPFDVRKTLENLNIETRFRATILPDEPTYRGMLQKAKEHVAWCEADPEIIKKILEKRGRLEGWKPLLLESVNGLGFESLDKLAADLAESKVNLQNLKGVKPSFALSPPRGGFRRSTRRNYGQGGVLGANPDLAKIVEKML from the coding sequence ATGGGTAAGAGCCTCTTAGTAGTCAACATGCGGGGAACAGTAAACATACCTTTCGATGTGAGGAAGACACTTGAGAACCTGAATATTGAAACGAGGTTCCGAGCCACAATCCTTCCTGATGAACCTACCTACCGAGGCATGCTTCAGAAGGCGAAGGAGCATGTCGCATGGTGCGAAGCTGACCCGGAGATTATCAAGAAGATATTGGAGAAACGCGGTCGTCTAGAAGGATGGAAGCCGCTGCTACTCGAAAGTGTCAATGGCCTCGGCTTCGAGAGTTTAGACAAGCTCGCTGCAGACTTGGCTGAATCTAAGGTGAATCTGCAGAACCTGAAGGGTGTAAAACCCTCGTTCGCGCTGTCACCTCCAAGAGGCGGCTTCAGAAGATCCACCCGTAGAAATTACGGTCAAGGCGGAGTACTAGGCGCAAACCCAGACCTAGCTAAAATCGTAGAAAAGATGCTGTAG
- a CDS encoding 30S ribosomal protein S5: MERSRRYEEDSVKEWVPKTRLGSLVATGKVTSMDEIFENGWRIKEAEIVRTLLPDVRSEVVSAGIVQKQTDAGELTRFIAIVAVGDGHGWFGVGRGKAPQMRSAIEKATNNALLNIIPVRLGCGSWECKCGRLHSVPFKTSGKGGSVKVEMIPGPKGLGLVAGETMRNLLALAGIEDVWTRTYGSTSTASSLAYAIYDALKKIHGLNVMAV, encoded by the coding sequence ATGGAACGCTCTAGAAGATACGAAGAAGACTCTGTAAAGGAATGGGTTCCAAAGACCCGGTTAGGCTCGCTGGTAGCCACTGGAAAGGTGACCTCGATGGACGAGATCTTCGAGAACGGCTGGAGGATCAAGGAGGCGGAGATTGTGAGAACACTTCTTCCCGATGTTAGAAGCGAGGTTGTCAGCGCCGGCATCGTTCAGAAACAGACTGACGCAGGTGAGCTAACCAGGTTCATCGCAATCGTGGCCGTTGGAGACGGACACGGATGGTTCGGAGTCGGCCGCGGCAAGGCTCCTCAGATGAGGAGCGCGATTGAGAAGGCGACCAACAACGCTCTGCTAAACATTATCCCGGTGCGCTTAGGATGCGGAAGCTGGGAGTGTAAATGCGGCAGGCTTCACTCAGTACCATTCAAGACAAGCGGCAAAGGCGGTAGTGTAAAGGTTGAGATGATCCCTGGGCCTAAAGGACTTGGGCTGGTCGCAGGTGAAACAATGCGAAACCTCTTGGCGCTAGCTGGTATAGAGGACGTTTGGACTAGAACCTACGGCTCTACAAGCACCGCATCATCACTAGCCTACGCGATCTACGATGCCTTGAAGAAGATCCACGGTCTCAACGTAATGGCGGTGTAA
- a CDS encoding 50S ribosomal protein L18, translating into MSNTEHVYILKRRREGKTDYRKRKNILMSRSVFVTPRISDKNVSVQFSKPTQEGDQVVASANSQELYKIGWKGSGKSIPGAYLTGLIAGLKALKAGVDEAVLYAGLRRFASGSRLSAVLKGILDAGVNVPAQEDVLPADERIRGEHIAEYAKSLSEQNRGAYEKRFSRMVKMGLKPEEYPDHFEETKKKIQKTYGVTE; encoded by the coding sequence ATGTCCAATACAGAGCATGTGTATATTCTCAAGAGAAGACGTGAAGGGAAGACTGATTACCGTAAGCGGAAGAACATCCTGATGAGCCGCTCGGTCTTCGTCACACCGAGGATCAGCGACAAGAATGTCAGCGTCCAGTTTTCGAAGCCTACTCAAGAAGGCGATCAGGTGGTTGCATCCGCCAACTCTCAGGAGTTGTATAAAATTGGGTGGAAAGGCTCAGGTAAGAGCATACCCGGAGCGTACCTGACTGGCCTAATTGCTGGTTTGAAGGCGCTTAAAGCAGGTGTAGATGAAGCGGTACTATACGCAGGGTTGAGGCGCTTCGCAAGCGGCTCTAGGCTCTCAGCGGTTCTGAAGGGAATACTCGATGCGGGTGTAAATGTGCCTGCCCAGGAGGATGTGCTGCCTGCTGACGAGCGTATTCGAGGCGAGCATATCGCGGAGTACGCCAAGTCTCTCTCGGAGCAGAATAGAGGAGCTTATGAAAAACGGTTTTCAAGAATGGTGAAGATGGGGTTGAAGCCTGAGGAGTATCCGGATCACTTCGAAGAGACTAAGAAGAAGATTCAGAAAACCTATGGGGTGACGGAGTAA
- a CDS encoding 50S ribosomal protein L19e translates to MNLSMKKRMAANLLGVGKSRIKFDPEASEEIFDAITREAIKGLVSSGAIIVAPKTGVSRGRARLRAVKIRKRGRGSGSKEGAKGARRGKKTLWVTKVRSLRGRIKVLRDRGEINAETFDSLYRQIKGGQIRSLKHLDSVIKQYKK, encoded by the coding sequence ATGAATCTTTCAATGAAGAAGCGGATGGCTGCGAACCTCCTCGGCGTAGGGAAGAGCAGGATCAAGTTCGATCCCGAGGCTTCTGAAGAGATATTCGACGCCATCACCAGAGAAGCAATCAAGGGATTGGTGAGCAGCGGAGCCATCATTGTCGCGCCTAAGACAGGTGTTTCAAGAGGTCGTGCCCGTCTGCGAGCAGTTAAGATTAGGAAGCGAGGCCGAGGCTCCGGTTCAAAGGAGGGAGCTAAAGGTGCTCGACGTGGAAAGAAGACCCTCTGGGTTACGAAGGTCAGATCTCTACGCGGAAGAATAAAGGTTCTGAGAGACCGAGGCGAGATTAACGCTGAAACCTTCGACAGCCTGTACCGCCAAATCAAAGGTGGACAGATCAGGTCACTCAAGCACCTAGACAGCGTAATCAAACAGTACAAGAAGTAG